From Streptomonospora salina, the proteins below share one genomic window:
- a CDS encoding serine/threonine-protein kinase — MSSQEPHPALPPGLEPLAPGDPAYIGRYRVAGRLGAGGMGAVYAAVDEHDRCLAVKVVHREYAADPVFRARFTREVELVRRVAAFCTARFVAADAAADRPWLATEYVPGPTLRARIREHGTLSGGMLVGLAAGVAEALHAIHAAGIVHRDLKPGNLILAPDGPKVLDFGIARAVDESGITHTGGLVGSPGWVAPERYEGADATPLSDVFAWGGLVALAATGRNPFGTGQADMIAYRTLRESPDTDGVPEELLPLVRRALSRDPADRPETGELLRALAALSESTAVESAADEEPTQLVTRLLRNEWRETSGPRHDPASWASLAPPRRRRRRTPVLAAGAAVAVLAAGGGAVLWSAGPPWSQAAPEPDGADGGSGGGQQGQSAGADGAAGEGAAGAGAAAEPSESEVPEWMEGEESLTAEAPGIFLSEAEGRTVYEVTLDGVEPTGTGLEFSGTARYSGGSGQLMLNTDTFYVPDRSAVAELAPDAGDVPESARTYPASSGEIAALSPDSPEQEFAFTIPGIADPGAIVFDAGGDRHNPHLCYRTDRIYERTETNFLNNHWRAWDMCTDGDDDYD; from the coding sequence GTGTCGTCTCAGGAGCCGCATCCCGCACTGCCGCCCGGCCTGGAGCCGCTCGCCCCCGGCGATCCCGCCTACATCGGCCGCTACCGCGTGGCGGGCCGGCTGGGAGCGGGCGGCATGGGCGCGGTCTATGCAGCCGTGGACGAGCACGACCGGTGCCTGGCAGTCAAGGTCGTGCACCGCGAATACGCGGCCGATCCCGTCTTCCGCGCCCGCTTCACCCGTGAAGTGGAGCTGGTCCGGAGGGTCGCGGCCTTCTGCACCGCCCGGTTCGTGGCCGCCGACGCCGCCGCCGACCGGCCGTGGCTGGCCACCGAGTACGTTCCCGGGCCCACCCTGCGGGCCCGCATCCGCGAACACGGGACCCTGTCGGGCGGCATGCTCGTCGGCCTCGCCGCAGGCGTGGCCGAAGCCCTGCACGCCATCCACGCCGCCGGCATCGTGCACCGCGACCTGAAACCGGGCAACCTCATCCTCGCCCCCGACGGTCCCAAGGTGCTCGACTTCGGCATCGCCCGGGCCGTGGACGAGAGCGGGATCACGCACACCGGCGGCTTGGTCGGCTCACCCGGCTGGGTGGCGCCCGAACGCTACGAGGGTGCCGACGCCACGCCGCTGTCGGACGTCTTCGCGTGGGGAGGTCTGGTCGCGCTGGCGGCGACCGGGCGCAATCCCTTCGGCACCGGCCAGGCGGACATGATCGCCTACCGCACGCTGCGGGAGAGCCCCGACACCGACGGGGTCCCCGAGGAACTGCTCCCACTGGTGCGGCGGGCGCTGTCCCGCGACCCCGCCGACCGCCCGGAAACGGGCGAGCTGCTGCGGGCCCTGGCCGCGCTGTCGGAGTCGACCGCGGTGGAGTCGGCGGCCGACGAGGAACCGACACAGCTGGTGACCCGGCTGCTGCGCAACGAGTGGCGCGAGACCTCCGGGCCCCGGCACGACCCGGCCTCGTGGGCCTCCCTCGCCCCGCCGCGGCGCAGGCGCCGGCGGACGCCGGTACTGGCGGCCGGCGCCGCCGTCGCGGTTCTGGCCGCCGGCGGCGGCGCGGTCCTGTGGTCGGCGGGTCCCCCGTGGTCGCAGGCGGCCCCGGAGCCGGACGGCGCGGACGGAGGATCCGGCGGCGGGCAGCAGGGGCAGAGCGCCGGCGCGGACGGGGCCGCAGGGGAGGGCGCCGCAGGCGCGGGTGCCGCAGCGGAGCCGAGCGAGTCCGAGGTTCCGGAGTGGATGGAGGGCGAGGAGTCGCTGACCGCCGAGGCCCCCGGCATCTTCCTTTCCGAGGCCGAGGGCCGCACGGTCTACGAGGTCACTCTGGACGGCGTGGAACCGACGGGCACGGGACTGGAGTTCAGCGGCACCGCGCGCTACTCGGGCGGCTCCGGGCAGCTGATGCTGAACACGGACACCTTCTACGTGCCCGACCGCTCGGCCGTGGCGGAACTGGCGCCCGACGCCGGCGACGTCCCGGAGTCGGCACGCACCTACCCGGCGTCCTCGGGCGAGATCGCCGCCCTCTCCCCGGACAGCCCGGAACAGGAGTTCGCGTTCACCATCCCCGGTATCGCCGATCCGGGCGCGATCGTGTTCGACGCGGGCGGCGACCGGCACAATCCGCACCTGTGCTACCGGACGGACCGCATCTACGAGAGGACCGAGACGAACTTCCTGAACAACCACTGGCGCGCGTGGGACATGTGCACCGACGGCGACGACGACTACGACTGA